The proteins below are encoded in one region of Winogradskyella helgolandensis:
- a CDS encoding efflux RND transporter periplasmic adaptor subunit has protein sequence MKKFIIYFGILVVGVSLGWLLFGGSSKEGTDHNHDAVTATNQMWTCSMHPQIMQPEPGDCPICGMDLIPAESSEDGLLADQFKLTENAMALANIQTSIVGKGNVEGNTIKLSGKIAENEEANAVQVSYFSGRIERLNVSFTGEEVRKGQLLATIYSPELYAAQQELITAASLKESQPALYKAVRNKLKLWKLSENQVNQIEETGKVKENFPVYATVSGTVTEKLVEQGDYIKQGQPLLKIANLNTVWGNFDVYENQIDRFKKGQEVMITTNAYPNKEFKGKVDFIDPVLNTKTRTVTLRVVLNNKDDVFKPGMFVTANIEGNTTKNDEVLTIPASAVMWTGERSVVYLKTNPDQPIFEMVEIKLGNQIGNQYEVVEGIFAGNEIVTNGTFTVDAAAQLQGKKSMMNKEGGKVMTGHEGHLGMDNNASNKESDHTNMNERLKVSEKFQEQLKAVFNAYINLKDALVKEDSKSTSANATTLLNKLNKVDMKLLSDNKAHNHWMSLEGEIKSSATSISETSDIKSQRDHFKHLSSHLINAVQLFGINEKVYVEFCPMSDNNNGAYWLSKEEKVINPYFGSAMLTCGEVKQVIE, from the coding sequence ATGAAAAAATTTATAATTTACTTCGGAATATTGGTAGTAGGTGTGTCATTGGGTTGGTTGCTTTTTGGTGGTTCATCAAAAGAAGGAACAGACCATAATCACGATGCGGTTACAGCAACCAATCAAATGTGGACTTGTTCTATGCATCCACAGATTATGCAACCAGAACCAGGCGATTGTCCTATTTGTGGTATGGATTTAATTCCTGCGGAAAGTAGTGAAGATGGTTTATTAGCAGACCAATTCAAATTGACCGAAAATGCTATGGCTTTAGCTAATATTCAAACATCTATTGTTGGTAAAGGCAATGTTGAAGGCAATACTATCAAATTATCTGGTAAAATTGCTGAAAACGAAGAAGCCAATGCAGTACAAGTCAGTTACTTTTCAGGTAGAATTGAACGCTTGAATGTGAGTTTTACAGGTGAAGAAGTTCGTAAAGGTCAATTATTGGCGACCATTTATTCACCAGAACTCTATGCAGCACAACAAGAATTAATTACAGCAGCATCTTTAAAAGAATCACAACCTGCTTTATACAAAGCAGTCCGTAATAAATTGAAATTATGGAAGCTCTCTGAAAATCAAGTCAATCAGATTGAAGAAACAGGGAAAGTAAAAGAAAACTTTCCTGTTTATGCAACCGTTTCGGGTACTGTTACAGAAAAATTGGTAGAGCAAGGCGATTACATTAAACAAGGACAACCCTTACTTAAAATTGCTAATCTAAACACGGTTTGGGGAAATTTTGATGTGTATGAAAATCAGATTGACCGCTTTAAAAAAGGACAGGAAGTGATGATAACAACCAATGCTTATCCTAATAAAGAGTTTAAAGGTAAAGTAGATTTCATTGACCCAGTTTTAAACACAAAAACAAGAACTGTAACCTTACGTGTTGTTTTAAACAATAAGGATGATGTATTTAAACCTGGGATGTTTGTAACCGCAAATATTGAAGGCAATACGACTAAAAATGACGAAGTATTAACAATTCCTGCATCTGCTGTTATGTGGACAGGTGAACGTTCTGTGGTGTACCTTAAAACAAATCCAGACCAACCTATTTTTGAAATGGTTGAAATTAAATTAGGCAATCAAATTGGTAATCAATATGAAGTTGTAGAAGGTATATTTGCTGGAAATGAAATAGTGACTAACGGAACATTTACGGTTGATGCAGCTGCACAATTACAAGGCAAAAAGTCTATGATGAATAAAGAAGGTGGTAAAGTAATGACGGGACACGAAGGTCATTTGGGTATGGATAATAATGCATCTAACAAAGAAAGTGACCACACTAATATGAATGAGCGTTTGAAAGTGTCAGAGAAATTTCAAGAGCAGTTAAAAGCTGTTTTCAATGCGTATATCAATTTAAAAGATGCTTTAGTAAAAGAAGATTCAAAAAGTACTTCAGCAAACGCAACAACTTTATTAAATAAATTGAACAAAGTAGATATGAAATTGTTGTCAGATAATAAAGCGCATAACCATTGGATGTCATTAGAAGGCGAAATAAAATCTTCTGCAACCTCAATTTCTGAAACATCCGATATAAAATCACAAAGAGACCATTTTAAACATTTATCATCACATCTAATCAATGCTGTTCAACTATTTGGTATCAATGAAAAGGTCTATGTAGAATTTTGTCCAATGTCAGATAACAACAATGGTGCATATTGGTTGAGTAAAGAAGAAAAAGTAATCAATCCATACTTTGGCAGCGCCATGCTAACCTGTGGTGAAGTAAAACAAGTAATAGAATAA
- a CDS encoding T9SS type A sorting domain-containing protein, protein MKKQITLLLFFLSVIISTKATAQIEFEGAKAYGQLFDVTYSKTQENVIYAHTLTNHVVASVDGGDTWDILYSDPLDNYATIKDLKLINDGAALSFNIKAEGTDYNKIVIFDLATASITQTFSPPNSFEFDILIESYDISDTNNDVMLMHTTYSLAGAYTHEVFYTSDGGLNWNAVYYSPLNYHVAVNNVSISPSDDNKLFLMRGGSTTRELGGVFVSLDAGQTWENKIPGNTYDAIAFNPDNSDDILLGTGYGYDTHVENLYRSLDGGSTWAIVPITWTTMSNDNINKIEFNPNNSDEIIVLEENEMVVSSDNGATWVNYVYTTIDPETYYYGLAASYNPFTTNELLITTNFYPFLTTDGGLTLSKLENPFINSTGTIAAFSSENENHIYYGMRSGYMHKDLQTEAEEGYALQSLTQGFGSTVKVFADPVVPGRVFTGNRALNTSYINVSSAHGADLKSIASSMFFLILTDVSTSIANPNISWISTGLELHKVDLTDMDNIIDESITIPQLGEVIKAVQVDSENESTIFITQGIDFYKSVDDGATWALSNTGLEGLTLDAQLILDIEQNPLNANQLMLSTTNGIYLSENKGDSWSLISSEFTDNVAFSSITENAIVGVTHYSDGFNVPLPVAKAKIIISTDLGETWTEISPEMLEYPFTESSAMLFTEDNITVYLGVHDLGLIKYDIDISTLSVSSELPFNNTIKFYPNPTQNSFLVVGDDSIKAISIYSISGQEVKSVKNVSSEINVSDLAAGVYLVKVQTANSTITKRLIKSN, encoded by the coding sequence ATGAAAAAACAAATTACTTTATTACTTTTTTTCTTAAGCGTTATCATTTCAACTAAAGCCACTGCGCAAATTGAATTTGAAGGAGCAAAAGCTTATGGACAATTATTTGATGTTACTTATAGTAAAACACAAGAGAATGTCATTTATGCTCACACCTTGACGAATCATGTTGTAGCGTCTGTAGATGGCGGTGACACTTGGGATATTTTATATTCAGATCCTTTAGATAATTATGCCACTATAAAAGATTTAAAATTAATTAATGATGGAGCTGCTCTAAGTTTTAATATTAAAGCAGAAGGTACTGATTATAATAAAATAGTAATATTCGATTTAGCTACAGCTTCGATTACACAGACCTTTTCTCCACCCAACTCTTTTGAATTTGATATTTTAATAGAGTCTTATGATATTTCGGATACTAACAATGATGTGATGTTAATGCATACGACCTATTCTTTAGCAGGTGCTTATACTCATGAGGTGTTTTATACTTCTGATGGTGGTTTAAATTGGAACGCTGTTTACTATAGTCCTTTAAACTATCATGTTGCTGTAAACAACGTGAGTATTTCTCCTAGCGATGATAACAAGCTATTTCTTATGCGAGGTGGTTCTACAACTAGAGAGTTAGGTGGCGTTTTCGTTTCTTTAGATGCAGGGCAAACTTGGGAGAATAAAATACCAGGAAACACGTATGACGCTATAGCCTTTAATCCAGATAATTCAGATGATATCTTATTGGGAACGGGTTATGGATACGATACTCATGTAGAAAACTTGTATCGTTCTTTAGATGGTGGATCTACTTGGGCAATTGTGCCAATCACTTGGACAACCATGTCTAATGATAATATTAATAAAATTGAATTTAACCCTAACAACTCTGACGAAATCATTGTGTTAGAAGAAAATGAAATGGTTGTATCTTCAGATAATGGTGCCACTTGGGTTAACTATGTTTACACCACAATAGATCCAGAGACATATTACTATGGTCTAGCAGCATCGTATAATCCTTTTACGACTAATGAATTATTGATAACAACTAATTTTTATCCATTCTTAACGACAGATGGCGGCTTAACGCTTAGTAAACTAGAAAACCCTTTTATTAATTCAACAGGTACCATTGCAGCGTTCTCTTCAGAAAACGAAAATCATATTTATTATGGTATGCGTTCAGGTTATATGCATAAAGATTTACAAACCGAAGCTGAAGAAGGGTATGCACTTCAGTCTCTAACACAAGGTTTTGGATCAACAGTAAAGGTATTTGCAGACCCTGTTGTTCCTGGTCGTGTGTTTACTGGAAATAGAGCTCTAAATACATCATATATCAACGTGAGTTCAGCGCATGGAGCCGATTTAAAATCGATTGCGAGCTCTATGTTCTTTTTAATTCTGACAGATGTGTCTACTTCTATTGCGAATCCAAATATTAGTTGGATATCTACAGGTTTAGAGTTGCATAAAGTGGATTTAACAGATATGGATAATATTATTGATGAAAGTATTACTATTCCACAATTAGGTGAGGTTATAAAAGCGGTACAAGTAGATAGTGAGAATGAAAGTACAATTTTTATTACCCAAGGAATTGATTTTTACAAATCAGTAGATGATGGTGCGACTTGGGCTTTAAGTAATACAGGATTGGAAGGTTTAACACTTGATGCGCAATTAATTTTAGATATTGAACAAAACCCCTTAAATGCTAATCAATTAATGCTATCTACAACTAATGGTATCTATTTGTCTGAGAACAAAGGAGATTCTTGGAGTTTAATTTCTTCTGAATTTACAGACAATGTCGCCTTTTCGTCAATTACAGAGAATGCAATCGTTGGAGTGACGCACTATTCTGATGGGTTTAACGTGCCTTTACCAGTTGCCAAAGCAAAAATTATTATAAGTACTGATTTGGGTGAAACATGGACTGAAATTTCTCCTGAAATGCTAGAATATCCTTTTACTGAGTCTTCTGCAATGCTGTTTACGGAGGATAATATTACTGTTTACTTAGGTGTTCATGATTTAGGTTTAATAAAATATGATATTGATATATCAACACTATCAGTTAGTTCAGAGTTACCATTTAATAACACTATTAAATTTTATCCTAATCCAACCCAAAATAGTTTTCTAGTGGTAGGTGATGATTCTATTAAAGCTATTAGTATATACTCAATTTCCGGACAAGAAGTTAAGAGCGTCAAGAATGTAAGTTCAGAAATTAATGTAAGTGATTTAGCGGCTGGTGTTTATTTGGTAAAAGTACAAACTGCAAACAGTACAATTACTAAGCGCCTAATAAAGTCTAATTAG
- a CDS encoding DUF6266 family protein produces MGKIAQGILGGLSGKVGNVIGGSWKGIDYIRIKPSSVANPRTVGQVNQRTKFTATLEFLQAVKPFIKLGYKGLAVKKTEFNAAMSYVLNNAITGTEPNFVVDYPNALVSRGGLSGVLNPTTDLATAGEVTFGWDDNSAEGNANATDKAMLLVYNPSKKESISLLDGADRTVGSQIVSIPTTYAGDTVELFMAFITADGSQVSNSIYLGSGTAN; encoded by the coding sequence ATGGGTAAAATTGCTCAAGGTATTTTAGGAGGTCTTTCAGGTAAGGTTGGTAACGTTATCGGTGGAAGCTGGAAAGGAATTGATTACATTAGAATTAAACCTTCAAGTGTAGCCAATCCAAGAACTGTTGGTCAAGTAAACCAAAGAACCAAGTTTACTGCCACTTTAGAATTTTTACAGGCTGTAAAGCCTTTTATTAAGTTAGGGTATAAAGGATTAGCTGTTAAGAAAACAGAATTTAATGCTGCAATGTCGTATGTATTGAATAATGCGATTACAGGTACTGAACCTAACTTTGTTGTTGACTATCCAAACGCTTTAGTAAGTCGCGGAGGTTTATCTGGTGTGCTAAACCCAACGACTGATTTAGCAACTGCTGGAGAAGTAACGTTTGGTTGGGATGATAACTCTGCTGAAGGTAACGCAAATGCTACTGACAAAGCGATGTTATTGGTTTACAATCCATCAAAAAAGGAATCTATTTCTTTACTTGATGGAGCAGACAGAACAGTAGGTTCTCAAATTGTTTCAATCCCAACAACTTATGCAGGAGATACAGTAGAGCTATTTATGGCTTTTATTACTGCTGATGGTAGTCAAGTATCAAACAGTATTTATTTAGGCTCTGGTACAGCTAATTAA
- a CDS encoding DUF6943 family protein, protein MSTFELKTHQIGRTYSNPHFFILNKGLNSGKPLLKSCANCFVVTTTTEEVKHTLFHLSMMLQIGGFYAYYLKGSVIPFISIDDCRNTLKNSYSSLFYDAIQLQKHINIVSAINKKEKELHKIISKMADLKVSYIQSLFSKMQKEAI, encoded by the coding sequence ATGTCAACTTTTGAACTAAAAACACACCAAATCGGAAGAACCTACTCGAACCCTCATTTTTTCATTCTAAATAAAGGTCTAAACAGCGGAAAACCACTCTTAAAATCCTGTGCTAACTGTTTCGTTGTCACTACTACAACAGAAGAGGTAAAACACACACTTTTTCACTTATCTATGATGTTGCAAATAGGCGGTTTTTACGCTTACTATTTAAAAGGTAGTGTTATTCCGTTTATTTCAATAGATGATTGTAGGAACACTTTGAAAAACAGCTACAGCTCATTGTTTTATGATGCAATTCAGTTGCAAAAACATATTAATATTGTGTCAGCAATTAACAAAAAGGAAAAGGAGCTTCATAAAATCATTTCAAAAATGGCAGATTTGAAAGTATCATATATTCAAAGTTTATTTTCTAAAATGCAAAAAGAAGCAATCTAA
- a CDS encoding heavy-metal-associated domain-containing protein, producing MNFSKKNHEYKNKNVIDVSKKVILSVAVIAALGFTSCKNETKKETETTTTEMSKDMAITDLSFGVRGNCGMCKNTIEKAANGVEGVASANWDVDKKKIDVSFDDTKTDAMAIHKAIAASGYDTEKVAGDEEAYDGLPGCCKYDHEMMMNQSGEEKSDDHSNHDH from the coding sequence ATGAATTTTTCAAAGAAAAATCACGAATACAAAAACAAAAATGTAATCGACGTGAGTAAAAAAGTAATTTTAAGTGTAGCTGTAATAGCAGCATTAGGTTTTACAAGTTGTAAAAACGAAACCAAAAAAGAAACAGAAACCACAACTACTGAAATGTCAAAAGATATGGCAATCACAGACCTGTCTTTTGGTGTAAGAGGAAATTGCGGAATGTGTAAAAACACAATCGAAAAAGCAGCTAATGGTGTTGAAGGTGTTGCAAGTGCTAATTGGGATGTCGATAAGAAGAAGATTGATGTGTCTTTTGATGATACAAAAACCGATGCAATGGCAATCCATAAAGCAATCGCAGCTTCAGGATATGATACCGAAAAAGTAGCAGGTGATGAAGAAGCATATGATGGTTTACCAGGTTGTTGTAAATACGACCACGAAATGATGATGAATCAATCTGGTGAAGAAAAAAGTGATGACCATTCAAATCACGACCATTAA
- a CDS encoding tetratricopeptide repeat protein has translation MHKKLHLYIKCIALLIAIRSYSQVDTPQTIDSQIDKGIELMFQKEHSQSIELLITTEAIAKKNQWYEQVFRSTLNIGSNYYFLSDYGEAVLYYLQAYEIAIEHLDSRQEMTVLNNIGILYFQEEDLLQAKDYFFKAYQKAKLLGDEVKVGYYGVNLALVSNKMKAPDSAQIYINEALPLLKNEPNVLVTGRMAQSEMFLLKKQYAKSEDIALNLLPKFQDISQVENRVFILLVLAQINEDQNRLDKALYYGIEARNTQAGIENREEVYSYLSNLYGKKGQLENALVYKDSVIIASDSLADIRNSKLFETEKVKFQIQNYQHELSESKEVLKQERRFFYSIIGITLLSMGFILWIFRSNSIKHKQRKTIVELELAKEKSDYLLIQKQLHEQETLALLEQERFKNELEVKNRKLTAKALYLSSKNDLIEEVLQSLSQNTEIAENPELKKQIRELKNHLKTDTQWDSFFTHFEEINQGFLDRLRYKHDKLTPSDIRYITYLYMNLSNKEIASLLNITPQSCRKRKERLSSKLNIPNNTTLHNYLSTI, from the coding sequence ATGCATAAAAAATTACATCTATACATCAAATGTATTGCTTTACTGATCGCGATACGTAGTTATTCTCAAGTTGATACACCTCAAACTATAGATAGCCAGATAGATAAGGGAATAGAGTTAATGTTTCAAAAAGAACATTCTCAGTCTATTGAACTATTGATTACTACAGAAGCCATAGCCAAAAAAAATCAATGGTATGAACAAGTTTTTAGGTCCACGTTAAATATAGGGTCTAATTACTATTTTCTTTCGGATTATGGTGAGGCGGTTTTATATTACTTACAAGCCTATGAAATAGCCATTGAACATTTAGATTCGCGTCAGGAAATGACGGTGCTTAATAATATAGGTATTCTTTATTTTCAAGAAGAAGATTTATTACAGGCTAAGGATTATTTCTTTAAAGCGTACCAAAAGGCAAAATTACTAGGAGATGAGGTCAAAGTGGGCTATTACGGGGTGAATTTAGCATTGGTCTCTAATAAAATGAAAGCGCCTGATTCTGCTCAAATTTATATTAATGAGGCCTTACCTTTATTGAAGAATGAACCTAATGTTTTAGTCACAGGAAGGATGGCGCAGTCTGAAATGTTTCTCTTAAAAAAACAATATGCCAAATCTGAAGACATTGCTCTCAATTTATTACCCAAGTTTCAAGATATATCACAAGTAGAAAATAGAGTTTTTATTCTATTGGTTTTAGCACAAATTAATGAAGATCAAAACCGTTTAGATAAAGCGCTGTATTATGGTATTGAAGCTCGAAATACGCAAGCAGGTATTGAGAATAGAGAAGAAGTCTATAGCTATTTGTCTAATTTATACGGTAAAAAGGGACAACTTGAAAATGCTCTAGTGTATAAAGATTCTGTAATTATTGCTTCAGACTCGCTAGCCGATATCAGAAATAGTAAGCTGTTTGAAACTGAAAAAGTAAAGTTTCAAATTCAAAATTACCAACATGAACTTTCTGAAAGTAAAGAAGTCTTAAAACAAGAGCGACGCTTCTTTTATAGTATCATCGGAATCACATTACTCAGTATGGGCTTTATCTTATGGATTTTCAGAAGTAATTCTATAAAACATAAACAACGGAAAACCATTGTAGAATTAGAGTTAGCGAAAGAGAAAAGCGATTATTTGCTTATTCAAAAGCAACTGCATGAACAAGAAACTTTAGCACTATTAGAGCAAGAACGTTTTAAAAACGAATTAGAAGTTAAAAATAGAAAGCTTACCGCTAAAGCTTTGTATTTGTCTAGTAAGAATGATTTAATTGAAGAAGTACTACAATCGCTATCTCAGAATACCGAAATTGCAGAGAATCCTGAATTAAAAAAACAGATACGGGAGTTAAAGAATCACCTTAAAACAGATACCCAATGGGATAGTTTTTTTACGCACTTTGAAGAAATTAATCAAGGGTTTTTAGATAGGCTGAGATATAAACATGATAAACTGACGCCAAGTGATATTAGGTATATCACTTATTTATATATGAATTTATCAAATAAAGAAATCGCATCACTTTTAAACATTACACCGCAATCTTGTAGGAAGCGTAAAGAGCGACTTTCCAGTAAGTTAAATATTCCCAACAACACTACACTTCATAACTATTTATCTACGATTTAA
- a CDS encoding heavy metal translocating P-type ATPase, with the protein MKHTYHIHGMTCNGCRSHVEETLSKIEGVSKATVDLDKAEATIEMESHIPIETFQEALKKDGDRYSIHKQGKRHQHSKDKKKEQPKGKGTGTFYCPMHCEGDKTYDEPGDCPVCGMDLVEEQNLSATSKEQWTCPMHPEIVKDEAGSCPICGMDLVPMEADSSAEEKTYKKLLKKFWIASVFTLPIFLIAMSEMLNNNPLYNIMEQKNWNWIQFALSIPVVFYATWMFFERAYRSIKTWNLNMFTLIGIGAGVAWLFSVFGMLFPDVFPEQFKTELGAVHVYFEAATVILTLVLLGQLLEARAHSKTNSAVKELLKLAPNKAIKIVDGEEIEVSIDEIELNDILKVKPGDKIPVDGVITEGETTIDESMITGEPIPVNKSQEDKVSSGTINGNQSFLMKAEKVGSDTLLSQIIHMVNDASRSRAPIQNLADKVSGYFVPVVVLVSIITFIVWSIWGPEPVYVYAFVNAIAVLIIACPCALGLATPMSVMVGVGKGAQNGVLIKNAEALEKMDKVNTLIVDKTGTITEGKPTVETVGAFNDALSEKEVLQYIVSLNTNSEHPLAEATVKYGKEHNAEILKSEDFSAVTGKGVEAKIDGQKVALGNPKMMEYAKANITSEIKGEAKIYQKQGKTVSYLSIDETVVGYVVIGDKIKETSAKAIKALQDKGIDVIMLTGDNHDTAQAVASELNLADFKASMLPEDKLKEVEKLQKNGKVVAMAGDGINDAPALAKSDVGIAMGTGTDVAIESAMITLVKGDLHGIVKAKKLSNAVMKNIKQNLFFALIYNTIGIPIAAGVLFPFFGVLLSPMIAALAMSFSSVSVIGNALRLRNIKI; encoded by the coding sequence ATGAAACACACATATCACATTCACGGAATGACCTGCAACGGTTGTCGCAGTCACGTTGAAGAAACGCTCTCTAAAATAGAAGGTGTTTCAAAAGCAACAGTCGATTTAGATAAGGCAGAAGCTACCATCGAAATGGAATCGCATATTCCCATAGAAACTTTTCAAGAAGCCTTAAAAAAGGATGGTGACAGATACAGTATTCATAAACAAGGTAAACGGCATCAACATTCAAAAGATAAAAAGAAAGAGCAACCCAAAGGAAAAGGCACAGGCACATTTTATTGTCCTATGCATTGCGAAGGCGATAAAACTTATGATGAACCAGGCGATTGTCCGGTTTGCGGAATGGATTTGGTAGAAGAACAAAATCTATCAGCAACTTCAAAGGAACAATGGACGTGTCCTATGCATCCAGAAATTGTAAAAGATGAAGCAGGTTCGTGTCCTATTTGTGGAATGGATTTAGTACCAATGGAAGCAGATAGTTCAGCAGAAGAAAAAACGTATAAGAAGCTATTAAAGAAATTTTGGATAGCATCTGTATTCACATTACCCATTTTCTTAATTGCTATGAGCGAAATGCTTAATAACAATCCATTGTATAATATAATGGAACAGAAAAATTGGAACTGGATTCAATTTGCACTATCCATTCCAGTTGTTTTTTATGCTACTTGGATGTTCTTTGAGCGTGCTTATAGAAGCATAAAAACGTGGAATCTCAATATGTTTACACTCATTGGAATTGGTGCAGGTGTGGCTTGGTTATTTAGTGTATTTGGTATGTTGTTTCCAGATGTATTTCCTGAACAATTTAAAACTGAATTAGGCGCAGTTCACGTTTATTTTGAAGCAGCAACAGTTATTCTAACGTTAGTGCTTTTAGGTCAGTTGTTAGAAGCTCGTGCGCATAGTAAAACCAATTCGGCAGTAAAAGAGTTACTAAAGTTAGCACCTAATAAAGCCATAAAAATAGTAGATGGTGAAGAAATTGAAGTCAGTATTGACGAGATAGAATTAAATGATATTCTAAAAGTGAAACCAGGAGATAAAATTCCTGTGGATGGTGTGATAACTGAAGGCGAAACAACTATTGACGAATCTATGATTACAGGAGAACCTATTCCTGTAAACAAATCTCAAGAAGATAAAGTAAGTAGCGGAACAATTAATGGTAATCAATCCTTTTTAATGAAAGCTGAAAAAGTAGGAAGTGACACGCTTTTATCACAAATCATTCATATGGTTAATGATGCCAGTAGAAGTCGTGCACCTATTCAAAATTTAGCAGATAAAGTTTCAGGTTATTTTGTGCCAGTTGTAGTTCTTGTTTCTATTATCACATTTATTGTATGGTCTATTTGGGGACCAGAACCAGTTTATGTGTATGCGTTTGTAAATGCGATTGCAGTACTAATCATTGCGTGTCCTTGTGCTTTAGGTTTAGCAACACCAATGTCTGTAATGGTTGGTGTGGGTAAAGGTGCTCAAAATGGTGTATTGATTAAAAATGCTGAAGCTCTTGAAAAAATGGATAAGGTAAATACGCTTATCGTTGACAAGACAGGAACAATTACCGAAGGAAAGCCAACAGTTGAAACCGTTGGTGCTTTTAATGATGCTTTAAGCGAAAAAGAAGTGTTACAATACATCGTTTCATTAAATACCAATAGCGAACATCCTTTAGCAGAAGCTACTGTAAAATATGGGAAAGAGCATAATGCTGAAATTTTAAAATCCGAAGATTTTAGTGCTGTTACTGGAAAAGGTGTTGAAGCTAAAATTGATGGTCAAAAAGTAGCATTAGGTAATCCTAAAATGATGGAATATGCCAAAGCTAATATTACTTCCGAAATTAAGGGTGAAGCCAAAATTTATCAAAAGCAAGGTAAAACAGTTTCTTATTTGTCAATAGATGAAACCGTTGTTGGGTATGTAGTTATAGGAGATAAAATAAAAGAAACAAGTGCCAAAGCGATTAAAGCACTTCAAGATAAAGGCATTGATGTGATAATGCTTACAGGTGATAATCACGATACAGCACAAGCAGTAGCATCAGAACTAAATCTTGCAGATTTTAAAGCCAGTATGTTACCTGAAGACAAACTCAAAGAAGTAGAAAAACTACAAAAAAATGGAAAAGTAGTTGCTATGGCAGGTGATGGAATTAATGATGCACCAGCATTGGCAAAAAGTGATGTAGGTATTGCAATGGGAACAGGAACAGATGTAGCGATAGAAAGTGCTATGATAACACTCGTAAAAGGCGATTTACACGGTATTGTAAAAGCAAAAAAATTAAGTAATGCTGTAATGAAGAACATTAAGCAAAACCTATTTTTTGCACTTATCTACAACACAATAGGTATACCTATTGCAGCAGGCGTATTATTCCCGTTTTTTGGTGTTTTATTGTCGCCAATGATAGCAGCGTTAGCAATGAGTTTTAGCTCTGTTTCGGTTATAGGTAACGCATTACGATTAAGAAATATTAAAATATAA